The Idiomarina loihiensis L2TR genomic sequence TGGCTGTCAGTATGAAATCCGTGACCAGCCTGGGCGTATTCGGGAATCCCATAGCGCATAGCCTGTCGCCGCGTATTCATGCGCTGTTTGCGCAGACCCGGCAGGACTCAATTAACTATCAACGCTATTTATCCACGCCCGGGCATTTTCCCCGCCGGGTTGCTGAATTCTTCCGCCATGGCGGACAGGGTGCCAATGTCACCTTACCATTTAAACAGCAGGCTGCCTCCTTGGTTACTAAACTATCCGATCGTGCGCGGTTAGCGGGGGCGGTGAACACCTTAATTCCTTATGGCAATGGTCTGCTACTAGGTGATAATACTGACGGCGAGGGTTTGATTATTGACCTTAAAAATAAAGGGTTAAATGTAAGTGAGCGCTCACTTGCTGTCTTTGGTGCCGGAGGTTCAGCACGTGGCATAATACCTCTTCTACTGGAGCAAAAGCCGCGGTGTCTGTATTTGGTTAATCGAACGGCAAAGAAAGCTGAAATGCTTAAATCTCAGCTAGAGACACTGGGACTGGTTGCAGCGAACCGAATTCAGGTACGTTCGTCTGCGTCTGAAATTGACGAGCCTATAGACCTGCTAATTAACGCTACCAGCAGCAGTTTGAATGGACAGCGTTTAACGCTCCCTCCGCTGCTGTCCGAAAATGCTTCTGGCTATGACTTGATGTATGCCGACCAACCCACGGTATTTATGGAGCAACTGACGCAGGCTGGCTGCAAAAATGTCAGCGATGGATTTGGCATGTTGATTGAGCAGGCAGCGTCCTCTTACCAACTTTGGATGGGAGATGAACGCCCCGATACTGCATTTGTTATGGCTGAAATGCGAACTCCTAGTTGATTGATTGAAAAGGGGTTTTCTTTGCTTTTTATAAGTAAAGAAAAATGAGGAACAAAAGGTTATAAAAAAACTGAATTTGTCAGTAGATCATTGCTGATTTTATGGTAATCTGTCTGACCTGCTTTTGAGGCATTTCCTTCCATTTCAGGACAAAAGCAGAATAGTTTCCACAGTGAAACATAATAATAAAAAGTACTAGGTATTTCGGGAAACCTGCCGTTTTAAATCCCATACTATCAATAACTTAAGTAAATTTTGGACACGGGGAAATTTAAATTTCCGGCTGTGGCATGAGTCGTTGTTAACAGAGTTATTAACAGGTTATGCACACTCTGTTCAGTGGCCTGAATTGCCGTTCTGTGGCATCCTATAGGTAACGCTTAATTTAGGTTCTTAACTATGGCCACATCTGTTCCAGAAAATCCTTTTATTCTTGTCGATGGTTCTTCTTATTTGTTCCGCGCTTTTCATGCGCCGCCGCATTTAACCAACTCAAAAGGTGAACCGACCGGAGCTATTTACGGCGTGGTTAATATGCTCCGAAGCCTGCTAAAGCGCTATAAACCCAGCCATATGGCGGTAGTTTTCGATGCCAAAGGCAAAACCTTTCGTAGCGACATTTACCAGGACTACAAAGCAAATCGTCCGCCTATGCCAGACGATCTGCGAAGTCAGATCAAACCTTTGCATGACATTGTCCAGGCTATGGGTTTACCGCTGCTTTGCATTGACGATGTTGAAGCCGATGATGTTATTGGCACGCTGGCGCGCCAGGCCGGCGACAAGGGTCGCTTTACGCTGATTAGTACCGGCGATAAGGACATGGCTCAACTGGTCAATGAACACGTCATGCTCATTAACACCATGACCGATACTTTAATGGACCCTGAAGGGGTTGAGAAAAAGTTTGGGGTTAAGCCAAACCAAATTATCGATTATTTAGCGCTTATGGGTGACAGCTCGGACAATATTCCAGGCTTGCCCAAAGTGGGCGAAAAGACAGCACAGGCACTGCTGCAAAGTATTCCCAGCATTGACGCTATTTACGAAAATGTAGATGCAGTGACTGAGCTTTCGTTCCGTGGCGCCAAGTCTATGCCGGCTAAGCTTAATGAATATAAAGAACAGCTGCTGATGTCGCGTGAGCTGGCGACCATTAAGCTCGATGTGGCAATGGACTTACAACCGGAAGAGTTGAAAATACAGACGGCAGACAGCGAAAAACTGCAGGAGCTCTACAGTCGTTGTGAATTCCGCCGGTGGCTTGATGAGCTGATGGAAACTGGTGCGGCAACGAATCAGGTGCTGGGTGAAACCGATGGCGAAAAACCGACCAGCGATATAAACAGAGACGCGTACGGTGTATTGATGACTGAAAAAGAGGTCAGCGATTACATAACGCAACTGAATAAATTTGATTACTTTGCCTTTGATACCGAAACAACCAGCCTTAATTATATGGAAGCTGAACTGGTTGGTGTGTCGTTAGCCATGGCACCTGGCGAAGCTGTGTATATACCTGTCGGGCATGATTATATGGAAGCGCCGGACCAGGTTGGCCGGGACTGGTTACTGGAGCAGTTAAAGCCTTTACTTGAAGCTGAAAAGCCGCAAAAAGTGGGGCAAAACCTGAAATACGACTCGCATATTCTGCGTCGCTATAAAATTCGTCTGGCGGGGATTTTAAATGACACCATGCTTGCCTCCTACGTGTTTAACAGTGTTGGTTCGCGGCATGATATGGATACCTTAAGCCTGCATTATCTGAATCACAAAACCATTAGTTTTGAAGACATTGCAGGTAAGGGTGCTAAGCAACTGACGTTTAACCAGATTGCTTTAGAGCAGGCGGGGCCTTACGCGGCTGAAGATGCCGACATTACTTACCGACTGCATGACGTGCTCTGGAATAAAGTAAAAGAAACCGGCAGTGAGCTGCAAAGTGTTCTTACCGACATTGAAGTGCCGTTAGTACCGATATTGTGCGATATGGAGCAATACGGCGTGCGCATTGACGCAAACTTGCTGGGTAAGCAAAGCCAGGAAATTGCGGAAAAGCTCGATGCCCTGGAAAAAAAGGCTTTTGAAATTGCCGGCGAGGAGTTCAACCTGGGCTCGCCGAAACAGCTGCAACGCATATTCTTCGAAAAGCTTGAGTTGCCAATTGTGAAGAAAACGCCAAAAGGCGCGCCGTCAACGGCTGAGGAAGTTTTGCACGAGCTGGCACATGACTACCCCTTGCCGGATGTGATACTGCAGCATCGCGGCTTGTCGAAGCTTAAATCAACCTATACCGACAAGTTACCGAAGATGATTAACCCCGATACAGGGCGCGTACACACCTCGTACCAACAGGCGGTTACCGCAACCGGGCGTTTGTCTTCAACAGACCCTAACCTGCAGAATATTCCAATTCGTACCGCCGAAGGGCGCAGAGTGCGTCAGGCCTTTATTCCTGAGCAAGGCTATAAGATTGTCGCTATCGACTATAGCCAGATTGAACTGCGCATTATGGCGCACTTGTCGCAAGATGAGTCTTTGCTTAAAGCCTTTGCCGAAGGCCTGGATATTCACCGTGCGACAGCGGCCGAAGTGTTTGGCTGTAAGGCTGATGAAGTCAGTAATGACCAGCGCCGTCAGGCAAAAGCGGTGAACTTCGGGCTAATTTACGGTATGTCAGCCTTTGGACTGGCGCGGCAACTGGGTATTGCCCGTCATGAAGCTCAGCACTATATGGACAAGTATTTTGAACGCTTCCCTGGAGTTTTGCGTTACATGGAAGATACTCGCAAGCAGGCAAAAGAGCAGGGCTATGTTAAAACCCTGTTTGGACGTCGTTTACCCTTGCCGGATATAAAAGCCAGTAACGGAGCCCGTAGAAAAGGGGCGGAACGTGCAGCTATCAATGCGCCAATGCAGGGCACTGCAGCGGATATCATTAAGAAAGCTATGCTGAAAGTTGCCGACTGGATTGACAGTAATAACTGTCAGGATGATGTGCGTATGCTAATGCAAGTTCACGATGAACTGGTGTTTGAAATAAAAGAGTCGAAATTAACGGATTATATTGAACAATTAACTGAAGTAATGGAAAAGGCTGCAAGCCTTGATGTGCCTTTAATAGCGGAAGCTGGTAAAGGTAATAACTGGGACGAAGCTCATTAATTTTAAGAATTGTCTGAACTTTTTATAAAGGGTCTAGTCACAACAAGTGAGGGCATTAATCCTCCCTCAAAAAATTGTTCTCCCTGGATTACTTTTCGCCCGGCTTTTTAGTCGGGCTTTTTTCTGTCTATTTCTGTGGTATGCCAGCCATACCGGAGCGGCCTCTGCGGTTAGCGAACCAAACCCCAACTAAAATGGCGAGCATTCCAACTCCCTGTTGCAACCAGAAGTCTTCGCCATCAAGTATCCCTAGTATAAGAGCGACAATGGGAATTAGGTAGGTGACCGAGCTGGTAAAAACGGTATTGGTGAGTTGTACTACATGGTTAAAAATAACTAAAGCGCCGGCGGTTCCTGCGATACCCAGAGCCAGAACAGAAAACAGCGATAACATTGCGCCCGGCTGCTGAACCTGAGTAATAAACTCCGTTCCTGCAAACAAGTAGATTGTTGCCGGAACGGCAGCCATAAGCAAAGATATGCCGGTAATGGTTAATGGCGATAAGTCACTGATTTTGTGTTTGATGAGGTTCAGGTTGAGCCCATAACAAACGGTTGCGGCCAGGACTAACAAGGCGTACAGATTAAAGTCCCAGCTGCCATTAGCCGAAGCGGTAACCAGAAGCAAGGTACCAAACAAGCCAATGGCTACGCCAATAACCTGTGCTAAGCGCGCTTTTTGATGAAAGAACAATGCACCAATAACCAGTGTTGCGATAGGGGTTAATGCATTTAGGACCCCGGTAACGCCGCTTGCCAGCTGTGTTTGGGCAATAGCAAACATAAAAGCCGGAATAAGACTGCCAACCAGCCCGACACTGGCAAGCTTTAACCAATGTTTGCGGGTAATTTTATTCAGTCGGCGGGCAATGAAAGGGGCAAGCACAAGTCCTGCTGAGCTGATGCGTAGTGCGCCAACTTCCATTGGACCAAAGGCCAGTAAGCCTTTTTTTATTAACAAAAAAGAGCTACCCCAAATTAATGCGAGTAACCCTAATAATAACCAGGCACTAAGTGGTGGCGTGTTATTCGTCGTCATACTCTTTGCTATACCACTGGTTGAGTTTCTCTTCGACTTGCTCGACACCTATGCGCTTCAATGAGGAAAAGGCTTCAACCTGAACGTCGCCGTTGAAGGCAATTGCCGCTTGCTTGGCTTTTAAAACGGTTGATTTGCGCGCGCCTTGTTTGAGTTTGTCTGCTTTAGTTAATAAAGCCAGTACCGGCAGATCGCAGTCTACAGCCCAGTAAATTAATTCCTGATCGGTTTCGCGGAAAGGGTGACGAATATCCATTAATACCACGATGCCCTTTAAACTGTCCCTTTGCTGAAGGTACTCGCTTAAAGAACGTTGCCATTTTTCTTTGACAGCTAATGGAACCTTAGCGAATCCGTAGCCGGGTAAATCTATCAGTCGCTGACCTGTGGTTAGTTCAAAAACGTTAATTAACTGAGTCCGTCCCGGCGTTTTACTGGTGCGGGCCAACGCTTTTTGACGCGTCAGGGTGTTTAACGCACTGGATTTCCCTGCGTTAGAACGGCCGGCGAAAGCAACTTCAATGCCTGAGTCCGGCGGCAGTTTGCTGATATCGGGTGCACTGGTCACAAATTTTGCCGATGCGTAATCTAATTGCTGATCTGCCACTATTAAGGTCACTTTTATTGAAAAAACGGAACATCTACGCGCATTATGAAGTATCCGGACAGTATCTCCAATGATCATTTAGCAATTGATTCGGTTTTAATCATTTAATCCACACAAGTTTTGTGTAAAATAGCAACCTGCTTAAGGTGATTTATTGGGGCGCGTGGCGCCATCCAGAACAGAAGAGAAGCAAACATGAAAAAATTCGCAATCTTTTTGGGACTTTTCTTCGGTACCGCCGGTATCGCAGTAGCACAAAGCGGCGACGCTGAAGCCGGAAAAGAGAAATCGCAAGTTTGTGCGGCTTGCCATGGACCCAATGGTGAATCTCCGACCGATATGTACCCACATTTGGCCGGTCAGCACCAAAAGTATTTGTTGAAGCAGCTGAAAGATTTCAAATTGGCCTCTGAAACAGGCGGCGAAGAAGGCCGTAATAACCCCATTATGATGGGGCAGGTTGCCTCCTTATCAGAAGAGGACATGGCCGACCTTGCTGCGTTTTATGCAGCGAAGGACTCACCGAAAGGCGAAACTCCTGAAGACATCATCGCTAAAGGCGAAGATTTATTCCGCCGCGGGAACCCTGATAGCAATATGCCTTCATGTGCAGGTTGCCACGGCCCTCGAGGTAATGGCATGGGCTTAGCTGCTTTTCCTGATATTTCAGGTCAGCACGCCGCATACACCAAGTCTCAGTTAGAAATGTTCCGTAGCGGCGAGCGTGCAAACGATCCGAATGAAATGATGCAAGGCGTTACAGAGAAAATGACAGACGAGGAAATTGAGTTGCTGTCTAAGTTCTTGAGTGGCTTGTATTAAATTTGTATTTGCGAATAGAAAAGCGACTTCGGTCGCTTTTTTTATGGGTATGAAAAATGTTATGAGCAATGTGCTTTTTTGTGCCTTGTTAACAAAAAGTAATAAAAAAGTGGTTTTTTAGATCAATAAAATCATTGAATTAATATTTGGTTCAAGTAGTCTTAACAACGCTCGGGGAGCTTCCAGACAGAAAAAAACAAAAAAAAGATGTTAAAAGCCCTTGAGAAAATAATAAAAAGACTGTAAAAATACAGCTGACTCGACACAAAAAAATAACAAGAGGTCGAGAGGTTATCGAAAAGTCAGATGTTATCTTATTTCTCGATAATCCAGGGAGTAAAGCCAACAGGCTCGCGGTTGCTCCACTTAATAATAACAATAATAAAAAGCAGACAGGTTACGGAAAACCGCAATAAAAACTCGGAAACAGTGACAACCATTCTCATAGTTGCAGTGCGCTGCCAATTTTATGAGAGAATCAGGCGATGTGAAAGCATCGCCTTTTTTCTTGCCTAAAAATCATCTCAGACTTGTAATTCGTTGCTCCCCACTGACGTAATCCACGTTATTGCGTTACAATAGACCACATTAGTTGTTATTCAGGAGCGACCATGACTCGCCAGAAAAAGACACGTAAGGCCGGACCACTGGCACAGCCTAAAACTCCGAGAGATGCACGCGCAACAGATGCGGCATCCAAGGGCAAGAAAAAAGGAAAGGGACAAGCGCCTGGTCAGCGACATTCATCGGCTAAAGTTCTGCAACAAAGCAAAACAAAAGGAGATGAGAAAGATCCCCGCCATGGAAGTCGTCGTAAAATAGCTTTGGTGATGACACCTGAACAGGAGCTGAAGCAGTTGCAGGAAGATACCAAACTGCAGCTACTGGCTGAACGCTTTGAAAACGATGAGTCTCTGACAGCAGAAGAGCAAAGCTACCTGGACGAGAAATCTGAGCGTTACGAGCAGCTGATTGCCAAACTGGGTTATGAACTCGACGAAGAATGGGACGACGAGGAGAACTAATGTCCAGCGAACTTTATTGGATTATCGCCATTGTAGGCGTATTGATTATTGTAGCTCTGGGTTGGTACGCTTCGACTTTACTGTTGCGCCTGCGTACTCAGACTCAAGTTCGCGAAGCTGCGGTGCAAAAGCGCGTTGACCGTATTGATGAAAGCATTATTACCATAGCCAAAGCAATGCAGCAGGAGCAATGTCCGCTGTCTGAAGGATGCTTGAGAATTGTAGTGTTGCTTGATCATCGACCTGAAGCGGTCGATTACGATTACTCTAATGACTACCCTGCAATGCACGATATGTACGAGAAAATTAAGCATATGCCAACGCATGAATCGCGTAAGAAGTTTCCTAAGAAGAAAGTGAAGGAAATGGACGACGAGCGAGAAGGCTATGAGAAGTCCATGCGCGATATTATTCTTTCTGACGTTGATAAGCTATTAAAGCAATTTCCGGCGGCCTGAGGAGGCGGCATGGCGTTTTTTAAAGGTGTAAAAGAAGATATAGCCAGCGTTTTTGCAAGAGACCCGGCTGCGCGCAATACCATGGAAGTGTTATTTCACTATCCCGGGCTTCACGCTACCTGGTTTCATCGCGTAAGTCATAAGCTCTGGGGCTGGAAACTGTACTGGCTTGCCCGTTTTGTCTCTAATATTTCACGTTGGCTTACCGGTATTGAGATTCATCCCGGGGCTAAAATTGGTCGTCGTTTCTTTATCGACCACGGTATGGGTGTGGTTATTGGTGAAACTGCGGAAATTGGTGACGATGTCACTCTTTACCATGGTGTCACTCTTGGTGGTACAAGCTGGCATAAAGGTAAGCGACACCCGACATTGAAAGACGGTGTGGTTATTGGTGCCGGGGCTAAAGTACTGGGTCCCATTACGGTCGGAAAATCTGCCCGCATTGGTTCTAACGCTGTTGTTGTCCGCGACGTACCTGAATTAACAACGGTTGTAGGCATTCCGGCTCGTGTGGCTCAGTCTGGTGTTGATAAAGAAACGACTGAGCGACGCAAGAAAATGGCTCAGGAATACGGTTTTGATGCTTATGCTATCTCGGCAGATAATCCTGACCCGGTGGCAACCGCAATAGGCCGGATGTTGGATCATGTGCAGGTGCTGGATAACAAGGTGTCTGACCTATGCCAGGCGGTTAATAAGCTCGGTGGCGATGTCTGCGGTGAGATCCCCGAAGTTGATATGGACGACGTCGAGTTTCTGGAAGAAAGCGAACGCGCCGCTAAACGACGCGCTCATAAAGACGATGCTTCTGCATCGGATACTCAAGAACCTTAATCTTTTAAATTAAAGCGCTCAATCAATGAATACAGCTCTTTACTGGTATTTTGCAGTTCGTTGCTTGAGTGCTGAGTTTGCTCTGCCGTCTGCTGGGTCTGGCGAGCTGTATTGGCAATTTCAGTAATTTGTTCACTAATATGGTCAGCCACGCCACTTTGTTCTTCAACAGCTGAAGCCATCTGTGCTGACATGTCAGAGATATCCTGGATAGCAACTGAGATTTCGGCAAGTGCATTGTCGGCCTGACGGACTTTGTCTACTCCTTCAGCTGCCGCTTGTTCACCTTGTTTCGATACCTCTACTGCATTACGTGCACGATCACGTAGTTGCTGGATGACTTTGTGAATACCCTCGGTAGACTGAGTGGTTCTTGACGCCAATGAACGAACCTCATCAGCAACGACTGAGAAACCGCGGCCATGCTCCCCGGCACGTGCTGCTTCTATGGCTGCGTTCAATGCCAACAGGTTGGTTTGATCCGCAATAGATGAGATTAAATCTGCGGCTTCGCCTATAGCCCCGGTCGACTGATCCAATTCTTCAACTGTTTTTGCTATCTCCCTTACGGCATCGTGCAGCCTTACAATAACTTCGCTTGCCTCTCGGGCAAGGCCTACACTTTCACTAACATTAGCTTTGGCCGATTCAGCTTGCTGTGCGTTACGCTCGACAGTATCCGCGACCTCCTGAATCGCTGAGGCCATCTCATTCATAGCGGTTGCAGTCTGTTCCGTAGCTGCTGTCTGTTTGTCGACGTACTGTTTACTTAGCTGCGCTTGCTCGTAGGTATCATCGGTGACCTTTAACAAACCGCCGACGGCATCTTTCATGCGGCTTAATGCTGTCTGGTTACGTGCGCCTTCACTCACTAGCTGCATTGCCAGCTTAGCCTCGCGCCCTTGCTTATCGAAATAAGTCATACCAACTAACTCTGAATCGAAAGCTTCTGGGCGTAATGTTAATAAACCTTGCAGCATACGCCCGATATAAGCGCCATAAGCAAAGGTTGTCACGGCCGTAGCGACTAAGGCGATAAGAGCTGATAGAGGCTCACCCAGTATGGCGATTGTGGCACTGGCAATAAGACCCGGAGCGACGACCGGCATTAAATCTTTAAAGCCTAACCATAAACGTTTACTTAAGGGGATGGCGTGTTTTCCTGCGTTTAGACGGTCATAAACGCCCTGAGCTCTTTTTTTACGGTTATCTGACGCTGCAACGCGGACGGATTCAAACCCAACTGGCTTACCGTTTTCCACAATAGGCGTGACATAAGCGCTGACCCAATAATGATCACCATTTTTACAACGGTTTTTAATTAGGCCCATCCAGGGTTTCCCGCGTTTAATCGTTTTCCACATTTGCTCAAAGACGCCGCCGGGCATATCGGGGTGACGGAGCACATTATGGGGAGAGCCGATTAGTTCATCTCGCGTATAACCACTAACACTGACAAAGTCCTCGTTACAGTGCTTAATGACTCCTTTAAGATCGGTTGAAGATATCAATCGATAGTGGTCTGGAAAGCGGTTTTCCTTTCCTGTTACCGGACCGTTATTTTTCATAAGCACCTTCACATTGTTTGATTAACATCAATATCAGTAGGGTTATCGTATCCTTGCGGGAAAAGTTTAGCAAAATAGGCGTTTAGCCATAAAAAAACGCCGCTAAAAGCGACGTTTTTAAATTCTTTGTATAAACGTTCGGCACCCGAAAGGGTACAGAAGGTTCCTTACATAGGAACTACGTTTTCAGCTTGTGGACCTTTAGGGCCTTGAGCTACGGTGAAAGAAACTTGCTGGCCTTCTGCCAGAGTTTTAAAACCGTCAGACTGAATAGCGCTGAAATGTACGAAAACGTCTGCGCCGTTTTCTTGTTCGATGAAACCGAAGCCTTTAGCTTCGTTAAAGAATTTTACTTTACCAGTAGTAGTAGACATGCTGATATTCCTCGTAGTGCATGTTGAAATCAATGTAGTGCTCAAAAAACTTAGGTATTACTTGGACTTACAGAACGAGGTACAGCAAAAATGACTTCGTAAAAAATCTCAAATCAATAGCCGAAATTTTCTCAGCGGTTTTGAGTATACGCTTAAAACCGCCTGAGTCAACAATACCTTGAGTTATTTTAACCAGTTACGGCTGATATGCCGGAAGGTATCTGTTCCTGATTTTTCCAGCCATTCAAATGCTGCCATTTCCGAAGTGATGATTTCCACTCCGGCGTTCCGCATACGCTCAATGGCACTAGCTTTGTCCGTAGGACGCCGGGATCCAACCGTGTCGGCAGGTAAAAATACCTGGTATCCCGATGCCTGAAGCTCCATCGCTGTTTGAAGAACACACACGTGGGTTTCCATGCCCATGATAACCACCTGCTTCTTATTATACTCTGAAAGCACATCACGGAAGGTATCATCGCGCAGGGCGCTGAAATGCGTTTTCTCGACCACCCGGGCGGCTTCAATGATCTCTTCTAGACTGTCTACGGTGTACCCCAAGCCTTTAGGATACTGCTCGGTAATAAGGATGGGTAAATCCAGCTGCATGGCAATTTCGCCCAGCCAGCGCATGCGAGAAGTAACCACATCGCGTTGGTGGATGGCTGGCAGTAACTTCTCCTGAGCATCAACAATCAGTAGTAAAGAGTCTTTCGCAGAAAGTAGCATGATGTATTCCTGTTGGTACTAAGTGATAACAGATACTAACTCTAGCTGATTAACACTACCATCAGCAAAAAGTCTAAACTTGGTTAATAATTATGCGTGAAATTTGCAGTTAAGGCGGTCAATGGCTACAATCCCCGCCTTTCCAAATGCAGATGCACATCCAAACAGTAAATAAAAGGTGACACCATGGCTCCGGTATTGATTCTAATGGGTTCCCAGTCCGATTGGCCGGTAATGCAAAAAGCGGCAGAAATGCTCGAGTCCCTGGGCATTAAATGGCAGGCGAAAGTGGTCTCTGCACACCGCACGCCGGACTTACTTAAATCGACAATGGAACAAGCGGAACAAGATGGTGTGCCTGTGGTTATTGCGGGAGCCGGTGGTGCTGCTCATTTACCGGGTATGCTGGCGGCTTATACTGCTATTCCAGTGTTTGGTGTGCCGGTTCCGAGCAAGCAGTTAAAAGGTTTAGACAGCTTATTGTCTATTGTGCAAATGCCTAAGGGTGTCGCTGTTGGTACTCTGGCTATTGGCGATGCCGGCGCGGCAAACGCAGGCTTACTGGCGGCACAGGTTATTGGCAGCTTTGACAGTGACGTGCGCAAACGGGTACACGAATTCCGCACTGCACAAAAAGAAAAAGTGATGGCTAACTCAGACTTGGAATTACCAAAATGAAAATCCTGATCCTTGGTAACGGCCAGTTAGGGCAAATGCTGGGTAAAGCTGTTATTCAGCAGGGCCATGAATGTGTTTTATACAGCGACCGGCAAGATCAGGTCATGGCATTGGGTAGCCAGCAGCCGTTATCGATGACGTTAGCGGAAGCGAATGAATGGGCTGATGTGACAACCTGGGAGCACGAGCACTTAGGTGAAGAGCTGGTGGCTAAAGCTGCCGACAAATTTCTGTTGCAACCTGAACGTTTTAATCTGCTGGTTGACCGTCGCTCTCAAAAAGCCTTGTGCGATGAGCTGGATATACCTACATCGGCCTGGAAGGCATACGAAAACGCAGCTGAGTTAAGCGCTATTTTAAACGGCTGCGACCATGCAGTTGTCATTAAATCGGCAAAAGGCGGTTACGATGGCAAAGGTCAGTGGCGCTGGCGTCCGGGTGACGACATTGCGGCCGTTGCGGAAGACGCCGGGCAACGCCCGGGTATTGTTGAAGACATGATCGATTTTACCGATGAAGTGTCGGTTGTCGGTGCGCGTTCACATAAAGGTGAACAGCGTTGTTTCCCGCTGACGTTGAACGTGCATACCCAGGGTATTTTGTCGTATAGCCTGGCGGGTGCAGAGCATTTTTCAAAAAAACTGGAAACCTTAGCCAAAGAACATCATCAGAAACTGACCAATGCGCTGGACTACGTCGGTGTATTAGCTATTGAGTTCTTCGTTGTCGGTGAAGGTGACAACCAACACTTGCTGGTGAACGAAGTGGCACCGCGGGTTCATAATTCCGGTCACTGGACGATGAGCGGTGCTAACTGCGATCAGTTTAATTTGCAT encodes the following:
- a CDS encoding c-type cytochrome is translated as MKKFAIFLGLFFGTAGIAVAQSGDAEAGKEKSQVCAACHGPNGESPTDMYPHLAGQHQKYLLKQLKDFKLASETGGEEGRNNPIMMGQVASLSEEDMADLAAFYAAKDSPKGETPEDIIAKGEDLFRRGNPDSNMPSCAGCHGPRGNGMGLAAFPDISGQHAAYTKSQLEMFRSGERANDPNEMMQGVTEKMTDEEIELLSKFLSGLY
- a CDS encoding GTPase-activating protein; its protein translation is MTRQKKTRKAGPLAQPKTPRDARATDAASKGKKKGKGQAPGQRHSSAKVLQQSKTKGDEKDPRHGSRRKIALVMTPEQELKQLQEDTKLQLLAERFENDESLTAEEQSYLDEKSERYEQLIAKLGYELDEEWDDEEN
- the polA gene encoding DNA polymerase I — translated: MATSVPENPFILVDGSSYLFRAFHAPPHLTNSKGEPTGAIYGVVNMLRSLLKRYKPSHMAVVFDAKGKTFRSDIYQDYKANRPPMPDDLRSQIKPLHDIVQAMGLPLLCIDDVEADDVIGTLARQAGDKGRFTLISTGDKDMAQLVNEHVMLINTMTDTLMDPEGVEKKFGVKPNQIIDYLALMGDSSDNIPGLPKVGEKTAQALLQSIPSIDAIYENVDAVTELSFRGAKSMPAKLNEYKEQLLMSRELATIKLDVAMDLQPEELKIQTADSEKLQELYSRCEFRRWLDELMETGAATNQVLGETDGEKPTSDINRDAYGVLMTEKEVSDYITQLNKFDYFAFDTETTSLNYMEAELVGVSLAMAPGEAVYIPVGHDYMEAPDQVGRDWLLEQLKPLLEAEKPQKVGQNLKYDSHILRRYKIRLAGILNDTMLASYVFNSVGSRHDMDTLSLHYLNHKTISFEDIAGKGAKQLTFNQIALEQAGPYAAEDADITYRLHDVLWNKVKETGSELQSVLTDIEVPLVPILCDMEQYGVRIDANLLGKQSQEIAEKLDALEKKAFEIAGEEFNLGSPKQLQRIFFEKLELPIVKKTPKGAPSTAEEVLHELAHDYPLPDVILQHRGLSKLKSTYTDKLPKMINPDTGRVHTSYQQAVTATGRLSSTDPNLQNIPIRTAEGRRVRQAFIPEQGYKIVAIDYSQIELRIMAHLSQDESLLKAFAEGLDIHRATAAEVFGCKADEVSNDQRRQAKAVNFGLIYGMSAFGLARQLGIARHEAQHYMDKYFERFPGVLRYMEDTRKQAKEQGYVKTLFGRRLPLPDIKASNGARRKGAERAAINAPMQGTAADIIKKAMLKVADWIDSNNCQDDVRMLMQVHDELVFEIKESKLTDYIEQLTEVMEKAASLDVPLIAEAGKGNNWDEAH
- a CDS encoding DUF2489 domain-containing protein, with the protein product MSSELYWIIAIVGVLIIVALGWYASTLLLRLRTQTQVREAAVQKRVDRIDESIITIAKAMQQEQCPLSEGCLRIVVLLDHRPEAVDYDYSNDYPAMHDMYEKIKHMPTHESRKKFPKKKVKEMDDEREGYEKSMRDIILSDVDKLLKQFPAA
- the yihA gene encoding ribosome biogenesis GTP-binding protein YihA/YsxC, producing the protein MADQQLDYASAKFVTSAPDISKLPPDSGIEVAFAGRSNAGKSSALNTLTRQKALARTSKTPGRTQLINVFELTTGQRLIDLPGYGFAKVPLAVKEKWQRSLSEYLQQRDSLKGIVVLMDIRHPFRETDQELIYWAVDCDLPVLALLTKADKLKQGARKSTVLKAKQAAIAFNGDVQVEAFSSLKRIGVEQVEEKLNQWYSKEYDDE
- a CDS encoding DMT family transporter — protein: MTTNNTPPLSAWLLLGLLALIWGSSFLLIKKGLLAFGPMEVGALRISSAGLVLAPFIARRLNKITRKHWLKLASVGLVGSLIPAFMFAIAQTQLASGVTGVLNALTPIATLVIGALFFHQKARLAQVIGVAIGLFGTLLLVTASANGSWDFNLYALLVLAATVCYGLNLNLIKHKISDLSPLTITGISLLMAAVPATIYLFAGTEFITQVQQPGAMLSLFSVLALGIAGTAGALVIFNHVVQLTNTVFTSSVTYLIPIVALILGILDGEDFWLQQGVGMLAILVGVWFANRRGRSGMAGIPQK
- the aroE gene encoding shikimate dehydrogenase, translated to MKSVTSLGVFGNPIAHSLSPRIHALFAQTRQDSINYQRYLSTPGHFPRRVAEFFRHGGQGANVTLPFKQQAASLVTKLSDRARLAGAVNTLIPYGNGLLLGDNTDGEGLIIDLKNKGLNVSERSLAVFGAGGSARGIIPLLLEQKPRCLYLVNRTAKKAEMLKSQLETLGLVAANRIQVRSSASEIDEPIDLLINATSSSLNGQRLTLPPLLSENASGYDLMYADQPTVFMEQLTQAGCKNVSDGFGMLIEQAASSYQLWMGDERPDTAFVMAEMRTPS
- the cysE gene encoding serine O-acetyltransferase; amino-acid sequence: MAFFKGVKEDIASVFARDPAARNTMEVLFHYPGLHATWFHRVSHKLWGWKLYWLARFVSNISRWLTGIEIHPGAKIGRRFFIDHGMGVVIGETAEIGDDVTLYHGVTLGGTSWHKGKRHPTLKDGVVIGAGAKVLGPITVGKSARIGSNAVVVRDVPELTTVVGIPARVAQSGVDKETTERRKKMAQEYGFDAYAISADNPDPVATAIGRMLDHVQVLDNKVSDLCQAVNKLGGDVCGEIPEVDMDDVEFLEESERAAKRRAHKDDASASDTQEP